In Candidatus Eisenbacteria bacterium, the genomic window CCCCCGCGTACGCCTCGTCCCCGATGAGCTGCCCCGCGATCTGCTCCTGGGTCATCGCGCTCGTGCCGTACGACATCATGTCGAAGTTGAGCTGGGAGGGCGTCAGATGGAACACGTTGAAATGCGCGTCCGCCAGGTGTCGCTTCCGCTCCTCGTGGGTCGGGAAGGAAACCAGGCGGACGGTCTTGATCTTGTGCGGCTCGTGGATCGGCGCTCGCATCGTCGTCATTCCTCGTGCGCCGCGTCTTCCGACACGCGGGCGGGACGGGGTTGCCAG contains:
- a CDS encoding beta-eliminating lyase-related protein; this translates as MTTMRAPIHEPHKIKTVRLVSFPTHEERKRHLADAHFNVFHLTPSQLNFDMMSYGTSAMTQEQIAGQLIGDEAYAGARNFENLCAAVREVFGHTNVCPIHNLLGGIHLVLKGLVPEGSGVVTNSQTVADLMVGR